From the genome of Fusarium oxysporum f. sp. lycopersici 4287 chromosome 3, whole genome shotgun sequence, one region includes:
- a CDS encoding insulysin yields MYSRELNLYFPFIDEEFMFATQPSRYISHLIGHEGPGSIMSYIRSKGWANGLNAGAYPMCPGTPGIFDMQVCLTEDGLKNYPEIIEIFSRTSLSCFKLKTPASRFTSRISSVMQKTLPRKWLLSGHSRLREFAPDQIEKALATIHPDNSCMWYGTEYRHDKIPNDLMQECKKAFAVSPQDRLPTLHLPHKNQFIPNEPEVEKQEMDEQALNLGTQWKKDDIFWVSRANLIVSLKTPLFYASAENNVKARLFSDLVRDALEMYSYDAELAGLQYKISLDSRGLFLDVSGYDDKLPVLLDQIVTTMRDLDIKKYRLRLEDRDIRTKTLIRGPAFDQLRTKEPFGYIVFSMPRTFSMTYGFRFLIQSEMAPKFLDSRSEAFLVRYADTLEKMNDTEFEGPQRTQCDAAQIKLLTKLEVMEFFNRRLSPVSSRRDRSSIHLQAQGKAEGVDKRQEEAQKNANM; encoded by the exons ATGTATTCGAGAGAACTTAACTTGTACTTCCCATTCATTGATGAGGAGTTCATGTTTGCCACTCAGCCTAGCCGATACATTAGTCATCTTATCGGACATGAGGGTCCTGGAAGTATCATGTCGTACATCAGGTCCAAGGGTTGGGCGAACGGTCTTAACGCTGGTGCTTACCCTATGTGCCCTGGCACTCCTGGTATCTTCGATATGCAAGTTTGCTTGACAGAAGATGGTCTTAAGAACTACCCTGAGATCATCGAGATCTTTTCCCGTACATCGCTCTCCTGC TTCAAGCTAAAGACACCTGCCAGTCGATTTACCAGCCGAATCAGCTCGGTTATGCAGAAGACTCTGCCTCGGAAATGGTTGCTCAGTGGCCATAGCCGTCTCCGAGAATTTGCTCCTGACCAGATCGAGAAAGCTCTTGCTACGATTCACCCAGATAACTCCTGCATG TGGTACGGAACAGAGTATCGCCATGACAAGATTCCCAATGATCTCATGCAGGAGTGTAAGAAAGCCTTTGCAGTCTCTCCCCAGGATCGCCTACCTACTCTTCACCTACCCCATAAGAACCAGTTCATTCCCAACGAGCCCGAGGTTGAAAAGCAGGAAATGGATGAGCAGGCACTGAACCTCGG AACACAatggaagaaggatgataTTTTCTGGGTTTCTCGCGCCAACCTTATTGTCAGCTTGAAGACACCCCTCTTCTATGCTTCGGCAGAAAACAACGTCAAGGCTCGACTGTTCTCGGATCTGGTCCGTGATGCGCTCGAGATGTACTCATACGACGCGGAACTGGCTGGATTGCAGTACAAGATCAGTCTTGATTCTCGTGGTTTGTTCTTGGACGTTAGCGGCTATGATGATAAGCTCCCTGTGCTCTTGGATCAAATCGTTACAACAATGCGGGACTTAGATATCAAGAAATATCGTTTGAGACT GGAGGATCGCGATATTCGAACCAAGACTCTGATACGTGGGCCAGCCTTTGATCAGCTCCGAACTAAGGAGCCATTTGGCTACATTGTCTTCAGCATGCCCCGGACTTTCTCGATGACGTATGGCTTCCGCTTCCTCATACAGAGTGAGATGGCGCCAAAGTTTCTCGATTCTCGTAGCGAGGCCTTCCTCGTGAGATATGCGGACACATTGGAAAAGATGAATGATACAGAGTTCGAGGGCCCCCAACGGA CCCAATGCGACGCCGCACAAATTAAGCTTCTGACCAAGCTCGAAGTTATGGAATTCTTCAACCGGCGTCTTAGCCCTGTCTCTAGTCGGAGAGATCGCTCATCGATTCATCTACAGGCTCAAGGCAAGGCCGAGGGTGTCGATAAGCGACAGGAAGAGGCTCAGAAGAATGCCAATATGTAG
- a CDS encoding hypothetical protein (At least one base has a quality score < 10), which produces MPVEIVSLLVELLDAEDVFNMALTCKYLSYIPYDRRMCRLALLKIPYSTEAQEAHSTKNFPKAFRKLAKRRMAVQSAEPWTVAIVAMADQFIYTNGHLCYTVNSKHLRVLDTLHKKPTFELTVDVALLLKAAVRDYDPQSSHTFKPLYYAEGVVSCLATQALEDSTTCSWLLIFELIESPRWVVVQRPDSGYPSFVRNDKHYLFWGSKSHARLDGSSRWGIHCLNLQTRKWADSQLILWDLNGENIGSDICFEIFDGQFYCVSNTFRTEADDGMRNNFYQALRFPVDSAVHEKCDIPPMRNLWRLHDSECTVDERWTSLQLTKDEKTGNLLIVETRKEWFPGNAGSQRTCYRKELQFETQAKVPRPEHSLHTPLESAMGSLEEAEWRSEDHIEERSSEKIHIGDGPSDATAYTLQECFVRSYNTSCNAFVDLVYEGDNPDSGLQLRVQPLKQETSVRMWPRDQEACHPHNDLAQLQGAVSPIQPIREIEWFMDERILVYSPTHMASRQLRPVILISFDPELVLPGFPNYLAQIQDSNDHSDAAPLLETSGGPNGISWSSNQDIDELVSPGEGDPKACASFVRSRPSLYQTMSMGNGDAHGFDLSYPRL; this is translated from the exons ATGCCCGTCGAGATTGTTTCTCTCCTCGTTGAGCTCCtcgatgctgaagatgtGTTTAACATGGCCCTGACTTGCAAATATTTGAGCTACATTCCTTACGATAGAAGAATGTGTCGTCTTGCACTCTTG AAAATACCATATTCTACAGAAGCTCAGGAGGCGCACTCTACCAAGAACTTCCCAAAAGCGTTCCGTAAACTTGCTAAGCGACGAATGGCTGTCCAGTCCGCGGAGCCATGGACAGTCGCCATCGTGGCTATGGCAGATCAGTTCATTTATACGAATGGTCACTTGTGCTACACTGTTAATAGCAAGCATCTCCGTGTACTCGACACCCTCCACAAGAAGCCTACATTTGAGTTAACAGTCGATGTCGCactgcttctcaaggccGCAGTGAGGGACTACGATCCTCAAAGTTCGCATACATTTAAACCCCTTTACTACGCGGAGGGCGTCGTATCATGTCTCGCCACTCAAGCTCTCGAAGACTCCACCACATGCAGCTGGCTCCTCATCTTCGAGCTAATAGAATCTCCCAGATGGGTTGTTGTGCAAAGGCCAGATTCAGGCTATCCGTCCTTTGTGCGCAATGACAAGCATTACCTATTCTGGGGTTCAAAATCACATGCCAGACTCGATGGTAGCTCCAGATGGGGTATTCATTGCCTTAATCTCCAGACTCGCAAGTGGGCAGATTCGCAGCTGATTCTATGGGACCTTAACGGGGAAAATATTGGGTCTGACATCTGCTTTGAAATCTTCGATGGACAATTTTACTGCGTTTCGAATACGTTCAGAACAGAAGCCGACGATGGAATGCGTAATAACTTCTACCAAGCTTTGAGGTTCCCTGTAGATAGTGCAGTTCATGAAAAGTGCGACATACCTCCAATGCGCAACCTCTGGCGTCTCCATGACTCAGAGTGCACAGTGGACGAGCGTTGGACGTCGTTGCAGCTCACCAAAGACGAGAAAACAGGCAATCTCCTCATCGTTGAGACTCGAAAGGAGTGGTTCCCGGGAAATGCAGGCAGCCAGAGGACGTGCTACAGAAAGGAGCTTCAGTTCGAAACACAAGCAAAAGTTCCTCGCCCAGAGCATTCTCTACACACTCCGCTCGAGTCGGCCATGGGTAGCCTCGAAGAGGCGGAATGGAGAAGCGAGGATCATATTGAAGAACGGTCAAGTGAGAAGATCCACATCGGTGATGGCCCATCTGATGCCACAGCATACACCCTCCAAGAATGCTTTGTGCGTTCATACAATACATCGTGCAATGCTTTCGTCGACCTTGTTTATGAAGGTGACAACCCTGACTCGGGGTTGCAACTCAGAGTACAGCCCTTGAAACAAGAGACATCAGTCAGAATGTGGCCACGAGACCAGGAAGCATGCCACCCCCATAACGACTTGGCTCAGCTCCAAGGTGCTGTCAGCCCCATCCAGCCGATCAGAGAAATCGAGTGGTTCATGGACGAGCGAATCTTAGTATATTCACCAACTCATATGGCATCTAGACAATTGAGGCCCGtcattctcatctcattcGATCCAGAGCTTGTTCTTCCAGGCTTTCCCAATTATCTAGCACAAATTCAAGATTCAAACGACCATTCCGATGCCGCTCCCCTTCTGGAAACCAGTGGCGGACCAAATGGGATATCATGGTCATCGAACCAGGATATCGACGAGCTTGTCTCGCCAGGAGAAGGTGATCCAAAGGCATGTGCCAGCTTTGTCAGATCACGCCCTTCACTTTAT
- a CDS encoding insulysin, with translation MMMLVTDSLKKPSLNDRDYRIIRLNNELEALRMHDSETDKASAALDINVGNFSDESDISGTVHAVEYFFLMGTKKFSIENEYSQRLSANSGTSNAYTGSTSMNYFFYISVKPDNGQDPSDTNPSPLSGALDRFAQFFIEPLFLSETLDRGLKAVDLENKKSLQNDT, from the exons ATGATGATGCTTGTTACTGACTCCCTCAAGAAACCTTCGCTCAACGATCGAGATTATCGCATCATTCGTCTTAACAATGAACTTGAAGCGCTCCGGATGCATGATTCCGAAACGGACAAGGCCAGCGCTGCGCTGGATATCAATGTGGGAAACTTCAGCGACGAGTCTGATATCTCCGGTACAGTCCATGCGGTGGAATAT TTTTTCTTAATGGGCACCAAGAAATTCTCAATTGAGAACGAATACAGCCAACGCCTCTCCGCCAATTCAGGAACCTCCAATGCTTACACAGGGTCGACCTCGATGAACTACTTTTTCTACATTTCTGTCAAGCCAGACAATGGCCAAGATCCTTCCGATACCAACCCATCTCCTCTGAGCGGGGCTCTCGACCGATTCGCCCAGTTCTTTATTGAACCGCTTTTCCTTTCCGAGACGCTGGACCGAGGGCTGAAAGCTGTCGATTTAGAAAACAAGAAGAGTCTTCAAAATGACACCTAG